A stretch of the Perca fluviatilis chromosome 17, GENO_Pfluv_1.0, whole genome shotgun sequence genome encodes the following:
- the ric1 gene encoding guanine nucleotide exchange factor subunit RIC1 isoform X2 — protein sequence MYFLTGWPRRLLCPLRSEEEPFHIQPSSQRFYFAVLSETQLSIWFSRPSVLIVSYIESAKAAAQFGFYQKAEWKPDDSMIAVATAKGYILLFDVLGGGDDKSLYEPVYPKGSPRVKVTPGYKEEQCAPALSLEMKKPVDLEAPITSLQSLQEDLLVCTADGYLHVLHWDGLGSNGRKAICLTTIPFSLDLQSARGGPSLDLEGVYIRCMEYCVTLDGFAVVLSDGRLGFITPLSNTITADLQGVWAADVTDGTCVAVNNKYRLMAFGCASGSVLVYMIDTTTGSMQLSHKLELTPKHYPDIYNKTGPVKLICWSPDYSVAMVTWECGGLSLWSVFGAHLICTLGEDFAYRSDGTKKDPIKISSMCWGAEGYHLWVLPNKPERGRQEEQQQEEEEMVTPPHPSLQAGILQFHFIKSALTVNPCTSNQEQVLLHGEDRLYLTCGDPSQVHSTADTHPHTHLHPHDGSPLHHPPNPDSSLSQGLSTLLGHKHWHVVQIHSTYLESNWPIRFAAIDTAGQCMAVAGRRGFAHYSLFTRKWKLFGNITQEQNMTVTGGLAWWKDFVVVACYNFIDQQEQLRLYQRSSNLDNAFASVTKLQSDTLLLNVFRDMIILFRADCSICLYSIERRNDSPHPTASVELLQEVSMSRYIPHPALVVSVTLTSVRTETGITLKAPQQACMAESIMLNLAGQLIMLQRDRSGPQVREKETPANNKKLLPFCPPVVLAQCVENVWTTCRSNRKKRHLLEALWLSCGEAGMKVWLPLFPRDHRKPHSFLSRRIMLPFHINIYPLAVLFEDALVLGATNETVLYDGLQGSSEPLETLFPYCTVERTSQIYLHHILRQLLVRNLGEQALMLAQSCASLPYFPHVMELMVHVVLEEEATSREPIPDPLLPTVAKFITEFPLFLQTIVHCARKTEYALWNYLFAAVGNPKDLFEECLMAQDLDTAASYLIILQNMEVPAVSRQHATLLFNTALEQGKWDLCRHMIRFLKAIGSGEMETPPPTPTTQEPSSTGGFEFFRNRSISLSQSADAITTGKFNLQKTFSMPSGPSSKGRDAECAENMYIDMMLWRHARHLLEQVRLRDLGCFSAQLGFELIGWLCRERNRVARVEDFVSALKRLHKDFLWPFPVIPVGSVSSPLKNGRCRPVLSTRLLKSQSADSLLNSDMDTAPPQAAPSNLTWLDGLGQRAKDMDTASSAHSNQHSPQTHDAFLSLLTNKVEEYSVGSATDLTETSSVVDGDWTMVDENSSTLSLSQAELEHISMELANKGPHKSQVQLRYLLHVFMEAGCLEWCVVIGLILRDANVIKQVIGFLDSPEVPQETVQSVRNGLLAVDTWVSTDCLGYKPFLHLIQPQLQELMDSAAEQVQPESFQPTGQSSKLSGSEGLGGAALPRPEDSRGVAAPLGLALPSLEPAGGFPRPPSEDCPPEQTEEQGEEEGAYDCTLS from the exons ACTGCCAAAGGCTACATTCTCCTGTTTGATGTGCTGGGTGGAGGGGATGACAAGTCCCTCTATGAGCCTGTCTATCCAAA AGGAAGTCCTCGTGTGAAGGTGACCCCGGGTTATAAGGAGGAGCAATGTGCCCCCGCACTCTCTTTAGAGATGAAGAAGCCTGTGGATCTTGAGGCCCCCATCACCAG tctgcagtccctccaggaGGACTTATTGGTGTGCACTGCAGACGGCTACCTCCATGTGCTGCACTGGGACGGGTTAGGCAGCAACGGACGCAAGGCCATCTGCCTCACTACAATCCCCTTCTCGCTAGACCTGCAGTCTGCTCGAG gtggtcCCTCTCTGGACCTGGAGGGAGTGTATATCCGTTGTATGGAGTATTGTGTGACCCTGGACGGCTTCGCTGTGGTTCTGAGTGACGGACGCTTGGGCTTTATCACACCGCTCAGTAACACCATCACCGCAGAT CTGCAGGGCGTCTGGGCAGCAGATGTGACTGATGGCACCTGTGTGGCTGTCAACAACAAGTACAGACTGATGGCCTTTGGCTGTGCCAG cGGCTCAGTGCTGGTGTACATGATAGACACCACGACAGGATCCATGCAGCTCTCCCACAAACTGGAGCTCACCCCAAAACACTACCCAG ACATCTATAACAAGACGGGTCCAGTCAAGCTGATCTGCTGGTCACCTGACTACAGTGTTGCCATGGTTACATGGGAGTGTGGTGGCCTATCGCTGTGGAGTGTCTTCGGAGCCCACCTCATCTGCACTCTGGGAGAGGATTTTGC GTATCGCTCTGATGGTACCAAGAAGGACCCTATTAAAATTAGCTCTATG TGCTGGGGAGCAGAGGGCTACCACCTATGGGTGCTCCCGAACAAACCGGAGAGAGGAAGGCAGGAGGAACAgcagcaagaggaggaggagatggtcaCACCTCCCCACCCCTCCCTGCAGGCCGGCATACTGCAGTTCCACTTCATTAAGAGTGCCCTCACAGTCAACCCCTGCACG AGTAACCAGGAGCAGGTGTTGCTCCATGGTGAAGACCGCCTCTACCTGACCTGTGGTGACCCCTCGCAGGTCCACAGCACCGCTGACACACATccgcacacacacttacacccaCACGATGGCAGCCCGCTGCACCATCCCCCCAACCCcgactcttctctctctcagggACTAAGCACTTTATTGGGACACAAGCACTGGCATGTGGTCCAG ATTCACAGCACATACCTAGAGAGCAACTGGCCTATACGG tttGCAGCCATAGACACAGCAGGCCAGTGCATGGCTGTTGCAGGGAGGCGGGGCTTTGCACACTACTCCTTATTCACAAGGAAATGGAAGCTGTTTGGAAACATCACTCAG GAGCAGAACATGACCGTGACGGGAGGTCTGGCTTGGTGGAAGGACTTTGTGGTGGTGGCCTGTTACAATTTTATAGACCAGCAAGAGCAG TTGAGGCTCTATCAACGCTCCTCCAACCTGGACAACGCTTTTGCATCCGTGACTAAGCTGCAATCAGACACTCTGTTGCTCAATGTCTTCAGAGACATGATCATCCTGTTCAGAGCTGACTGCTCCATCTGCCTCTATAGCATAGAGAGGAGGAACGACAG TCCACACCCGACAGCCAGCGTAGAGTTGTTGCAGGAGGTGTCAATGTCTCGCTACATCCCTCACCCTGCCCTCGTGGTTTCTGTCACACTCACCTCTGTGCGCACAGAGACTGGCATCACATTGAAAGCCCCGCAGCAG GCCTGCATGGCAGAGAGCATCATGTTGAATCTGGCTGGCCAGTTGATCATGCTGCAGAGGGACCGTTCAGGACCACAGGTACGAGAGAAGGAGACGCCTGCCAACAACAAGAAGCTG CTACCATTTTGTCCTCCGGTGGTGCTGGCCCAGTGTGTGGAGAATGTGTGGACCACCTGTCGCTCCAACAGGAAGAAGCGCCACCTGCTGGAGGCCCTGTGGTTGTCCTGCGGTGAGGCGGGCATGAAAGTCTGGCTGCCGCTGTTTCCCCGAGACCATCGCAAGCCCCACTCCTTTCTCTCCAGGCGCATCATGCTGCCCTTCCACATCAACATCTACCCGCTGGCTGTGCTTTTCGAGGATGCCCTGGTACTGGGGGCAACCAATGAGACTGTGCTCTACGATGGGCTGCAGGGATCCTCTGAGCCTCTGGAGACGCTGTTCCCCTACTGCACCGTAGAGAGGACCTCCCAGATCTACCTCCATCACATCCTGAGGCAGCTGCTGGTCCGCAATCTTGGTGAACAG GCTTTGATGCTGGCTCAGTCGTGTGCCTCCCTCCCCTACTTCCCGCATGTCATGGAGCTGATGGTGCACGTCGTACTGGAAGAAGAGGCCACGTCACGGGAGCCCATCCCCGACCCTCTGCTGCCCACCGTGGCCAAGTTCATCACCGAGTTCCCCCTCTTCCTCCAGACCATCGTCCACTGTGCCAGGAAGACGGAGTACGCCCTGTGGAACTACCTGTTTGCCGCTGTGGGAAACCCCAAAGATCTGTTTGAGGAGTGTCTCATGGCTCAGGACCTGGACACCGCAGCCTCCTATCTGATTATACTGCAG AACATGGAGGTCCCAGCGGTGAGCAGACAACACGCCACTCTACTCTTTAACACAGCGCTTGAGCAGGGCAAATGGGACCTCTGCCGGCACATGATCCGATTCCTCAAAGCTATTGGCTCTGGGGAGATGGAGACTCCGCCCCCAACACCCACCACTCAG GAACCCAGCTCAACTGGCGGTTTTGAGTTCTTCAGAAACCGAAGTATCAGTTTGTCGCAGTCGGCAGATGCCATCACTACGGGCAAGTTCAACCTGCAGAAGACCTTCAGTATGCCCTCTGGACCATCATCTAAAGG TCGGGATGCGGAGTGCGCAGAGAACATGTATATTGACATGATGCTCTGGCGCCACGCCCGCCACCTCCTAGAGCAGGTACGCCTCCGCGACCTGGGTTGCTTCTCTGCACAGCTGGGCTTCGAACTCATCGGCTGGTTGTGTCGCGAACGAAACCGCGTGGCCCGCGTTGAGGATTTTGTTTCTGCGCTGAAGAGACTCCATAAGGATTTTCTCTGGCCCTTCCCTGTTATTCCTGTGGGCAGCGTCAGCTCGCCTCTGAAGAACGGACGGTGTCGCCCGG TGCTGAGCACGCGACTGTTGAAGTCGCAGTCAGCTGACAGCCTGTTGAACAGCGACATGGACACGGCGCCCCCTCAGGCAGCTCCCAGCAACCTCACGTGGCTGGACGGGCTCGGCCAGAGGGCCAAAGACATGGACACGGCGTCGTCTGCTCACTCCAACCAACACTCGCCGCAGACACATGATGCGTTCCTGTCCCTGCTCACCAACAAAG TGGAAGAGTACAGTGTCGGCTCGGCCACAGACCTGACAGAGACCAGCTCGGTGGTGGATGGGGATTGGACGATGGTTGATGAGAACTCCTCTACTCTGAGCCTGAGCCAGGCCGAGTTGGAGCACATCTCCATGGAGCTGGCCAACAAAGGCCCACACAAGTCCCAGGTGCAGCTCAG GTATCTCCTTCATGTGTTCATGGAGGCGGGCTGTCTGGAGTGGTGTGTAGTGATTGGTTTGATCCTGCGGGACGCCAACGTCATAAAGCAGGTGATTGGCTTCCTGGACAGCCCCGAGGTTCCCCAAGAAACTGTGCAGAGTGTCCGCAACGGCTTATTGGCTGTCGACACATGGGTCTCCACTGACTG CCTGGGTTACAAACCATTTCTCCACCTGATCCAGCCGCAGCTGCAGGAGCTGATGGATTCAGCAGCTGAGCAGGTGCAGCCTGAGTCCTTCCAGCCCACCGGCCAGAGCTCCAAGCTCAGCGGCTCCGAAGGGCTGGGAGGTGCTGCGCTTCCGCGGCCGGAGGACAGTAGAGGAGTAGCGGCTCCGCTTGGCCTGGCCCTGCCCTCCCTCGAACCTGCGGGAGGTTTTCCCCGCCCACCCTCTGAGGACTGCCCTCCTGAACAGACAGAGGagcagggagaggaggagggagcctACGACTGCACCTTGTCCTGA
- the ric1 gene encoding guanine nucleotide exchange factor subunit RIC1 isoform X1, with protein sequence MYFLTGWPRRLLCPLRSEEEPFHIQPSSQRFYFAVLSETQLSIWFSRPSVLIVSYIESAKAAAQFGFYQKAEWKPDDSMIAVATAKGYILLFDVLGGGDDKSLYEPVYPKGSPRVKVTPGYKEEQCAPALSLEMKKPVDLEAPITSLQSLQEDLLVCTADGYLHVLHWDGLGSNGRKAICLTTIPFSLDLQSARGGPSLDLEGVYIRCMEYCVTLDGFAVVLSDGRLGFITPLSNTITADQLQGVWAADVTDGTCVAVNNKYRLMAFGCASGSVLVYMIDTTTGSMQLSHKLELTPKHYPDIYNKTGPVKLICWSPDYSVAMVTWECGGLSLWSVFGAHLICTLGEDFAYRSDGTKKDPIKISSMCWGAEGYHLWVLPNKPERGRQEEQQQEEEEMVTPPHPSLQAGILQFHFIKSALTVNPCTSNQEQVLLHGEDRLYLTCGDPSQVHSTADTHPHTHLHPHDGSPLHHPPNPDSSLSQGLSTLLGHKHWHVVQIHSTYLESNWPIRFAAIDTAGQCMAVAGRRGFAHYSLFTRKWKLFGNITQEQNMTVTGGLAWWKDFVVVACYNFIDQQEQLRLYQRSSNLDNAFASVTKLQSDTLLLNVFRDMIILFRADCSICLYSIERRNDSPHPTASVELLQEVSMSRYIPHPALVVSVTLTSVRTETGITLKAPQQACMAESIMLNLAGQLIMLQRDRSGPQVREKETPANNKKLLPFCPPVVLAQCVENVWTTCRSNRKKRHLLEALWLSCGEAGMKVWLPLFPRDHRKPHSFLSRRIMLPFHINIYPLAVLFEDALVLGATNETVLYDGLQGSSEPLETLFPYCTVERTSQIYLHHILRQLLVRNLGEQALMLAQSCASLPYFPHVMELMVHVVLEEEATSREPIPDPLLPTVAKFITEFPLFLQTIVHCARKTEYALWNYLFAAVGNPKDLFEECLMAQDLDTAASYLIILQNMEVPAVSRQHATLLFNTALEQGKWDLCRHMIRFLKAIGSGEMETPPPTPTTQEPSSTGGFEFFRNRSISLSQSADAITTGKFNLQKTFSMPSGPSSKGRDAECAENMYIDMMLWRHARHLLEQVRLRDLGCFSAQLGFELIGWLCRERNRVARVEDFVSALKRLHKDFLWPFPVIPVGSVSSPLKNGRCRPVLSTRLLKSQSADSLLNSDMDTAPPQAAPSNLTWLDGLGQRAKDMDTASSAHSNQHSPQTHDAFLSLLTNKVEEYSVGSATDLTETSSVVDGDWTMVDENSSTLSLSQAELEHISMELANKGPHKSQVQLRYLLHVFMEAGCLEWCVVIGLILRDANVIKQVIGFLDSPEVPQETVQSVRNGLLAVDTWVSTDCLGYKPFLHLIQPQLQELMDSAAEQVQPESFQPTGQSSKLSGSEGLGGAALPRPEDSRGVAAPLGLALPSLEPAGGFPRPPSEDCPPEQTEEQGEEEGAYDCTLS encoded by the exons ACTGCCAAAGGCTACATTCTCCTGTTTGATGTGCTGGGTGGAGGGGATGACAAGTCCCTCTATGAGCCTGTCTATCCAAA AGGAAGTCCTCGTGTGAAGGTGACCCCGGGTTATAAGGAGGAGCAATGTGCCCCCGCACTCTCTTTAGAGATGAAGAAGCCTGTGGATCTTGAGGCCCCCATCACCAG tctgcagtccctccaggaGGACTTATTGGTGTGCACTGCAGACGGCTACCTCCATGTGCTGCACTGGGACGGGTTAGGCAGCAACGGACGCAAGGCCATCTGCCTCACTACAATCCCCTTCTCGCTAGACCTGCAGTCTGCTCGAG gtggtcCCTCTCTGGACCTGGAGGGAGTGTATATCCGTTGTATGGAGTATTGTGTGACCCTGGACGGCTTCGCTGTGGTTCTGAGTGACGGACGCTTGGGCTTTATCACACCGCTCAGTAACACCATCACCGCAGAT CAGCTGCAGGGCGTCTGGGCAGCAGATGTGACTGATGGCACCTGTGTGGCTGTCAACAACAAGTACAGACTGATGGCCTTTGGCTGTGCCAG cGGCTCAGTGCTGGTGTACATGATAGACACCACGACAGGATCCATGCAGCTCTCCCACAAACTGGAGCTCACCCCAAAACACTACCCAG ACATCTATAACAAGACGGGTCCAGTCAAGCTGATCTGCTGGTCACCTGACTACAGTGTTGCCATGGTTACATGGGAGTGTGGTGGCCTATCGCTGTGGAGTGTCTTCGGAGCCCACCTCATCTGCACTCTGGGAGAGGATTTTGC GTATCGCTCTGATGGTACCAAGAAGGACCCTATTAAAATTAGCTCTATG TGCTGGGGAGCAGAGGGCTACCACCTATGGGTGCTCCCGAACAAACCGGAGAGAGGAAGGCAGGAGGAACAgcagcaagaggaggaggagatggtcaCACCTCCCCACCCCTCCCTGCAGGCCGGCATACTGCAGTTCCACTTCATTAAGAGTGCCCTCACAGTCAACCCCTGCACG AGTAACCAGGAGCAGGTGTTGCTCCATGGTGAAGACCGCCTCTACCTGACCTGTGGTGACCCCTCGCAGGTCCACAGCACCGCTGACACACATccgcacacacacttacacccaCACGATGGCAGCCCGCTGCACCATCCCCCCAACCCcgactcttctctctctcagggACTAAGCACTTTATTGGGACACAAGCACTGGCATGTGGTCCAG ATTCACAGCACATACCTAGAGAGCAACTGGCCTATACGG tttGCAGCCATAGACACAGCAGGCCAGTGCATGGCTGTTGCAGGGAGGCGGGGCTTTGCACACTACTCCTTATTCACAAGGAAATGGAAGCTGTTTGGAAACATCACTCAG GAGCAGAACATGACCGTGACGGGAGGTCTGGCTTGGTGGAAGGACTTTGTGGTGGTGGCCTGTTACAATTTTATAGACCAGCAAGAGCAG TTGAGGCTCTATCAACGCTCCTCCAACCTGGACAACGCTTTTGCATCCGTGACTAAGCTGCAATCAGACACTCTGTTGCTCAATGTCTTCAGAGACATGATCATCCTGTTCAGAGCTGACTGCTCCATCTGCCTCTATAGCATAGAGAGGAGGAACGACAG TCCACACCCGACAGCCAGCGTAGAGTTGTTGCAGGAGGTGTCAATGTCTCGCTACATCCCTCACCCTGCCCTCGTGGTTTCTGTCACACTCACCTCTGTGCGCACAGAGACTGGCATCACATTGAAAGCCCCGCAGCAG GCCTGCATGGCAGAGAGCATCATGTTGAATCTGGCTGGCCAGTTGATCATGCTGCAGAGGGACCGTTCAGGACCACAGGTACGAGAGAAGGAGACGCCTGCCAACAACAAGAAGCTG CTACCATTTTGTCCTCCGGTGGTGCTGGCCCAGTGTGTGGAGAATGTGTGGACCACCTGTCGCTCCAACAGGAAGAAGCGCCACCTGCTGGAGGCCCTGTGGTTGTCCTGCGGTGAGGCGGGCATGAAAGTCTGGCTGCCGCTGTTTCCCCGAGACCATCGCAAGCCCCACTCCTTTCTCTCCAGGCGCATCATGCTGCCCTTCCACATCAACATCTACCCGCTGGCTGTGCTTTTCGAGGATGCCCTGGTACTGGGGGCAACCAATGAGACTGTGCTCTACGATGGGCTGCAGGGATCCTCTGAGCCTCTGGAGACGCTGTTCCCCTACTGCACCGTAGAGAGGACCTCCCAGATCTACCTCCATCACATCCTGAGGCAGCTGCTGGTCCGCAATCTTGGTGAACAG GCTTTGATGCTGGCTCAGTCGTGTGCCTCCCTCCCCTACTTCCCGCATGTCATGGAGCTGATGGTGCACGTCGTACTGGAAGAAGAGGCCACGTCACGGGAGCCCATCCCCGACCCTCTGCTGCCCACCGTGGCCAAGTTCATCACCGAGTTCCCCCTCTTCCTCCAGACCATCGTCCACTGTGCCAGGAAGACGGAGTACGCCCTGTGGAACTACCTGTTTGCCGCTGTGGGAAACCCCAAAGATCTGTTTGAGGAGTGTCTCATGGCTCAGGACCTGGACACCGCAGCCTCCTATCTGATTATACTGCAG AACATGGAGGTCCCAGCGGTGAGCAGACAACACGCCACTCTACTCTTTAACACAGCGCTTGAGCAGGGCAAATGGGACCTCTGCCGGCACATGATCCGATTCCTCAAAGCTATTGGCTCTGGGGAGATGGAGACTCCGCCCCCAACACCCACCACTCAG GAACCCAGCTCAACTGGCGGTTTTGAGTTCTTCAGAAACCGAAGTATCAGTTTGTCGCAGTCGGCAGATGCCATCACTACGGGCAAGTTCAACCTGCAGAAGACCTTCAGTATGCCCTCTGGACCATCATCTAAAGG TCGGGATGCGGAGTGCGCAGAGAACATGTATATTGACATGATGCTCTGGCGCCACGCCCGCCACCTCCTAGAGCAGGTACGCCTCCGCGACCTGGGTTGCTTCTCTGCACAGCTGGGCTTCGAACTCATCGGCTGGTTGTGTCGCGAACGAAACCGCGTGGCCCGCGTTGAGGATTTTGTTTCTGCGCTGAAGAGACTCCATAAGGATTTTCTCTGGCCCTTCCCTGTTATTCCTGTGGGCAGCGTCAGCTCGCCTCTGAAGAACGGACGGTGTCGCCCGG TGCTGAGCACGCGACTGTTGAAGTCGCAGTCAGCTGACAGCCTGTTGAACAGCGACATGGACACGGCGCCCCCTCAGGCAGCTCCCAGCAACCTCACGTGGCTGGACGGGCTCGGCCAGAGGGCCAAAGACATGGACACGGCGTCGTCTGCTCACTCCAACCAACACTCGCCGCAGACACATGATGCGTTCCTGTCCCTGCTCACCAACAAAG TGGAAGAGTACAGTGTCGGCTCGGCCACAGACCTGACAGAGACCAGCTCGGTGGTGGATGGGGATTGGACGATGGTTGATGAGAACTCCTCTACTCTGAGCCTGAGCCAGGCCGAGTTGGAGCACATCTCCATGGAGCTGGCCAACAAAGGCCCACACAAGTCCCAGGTGCAGCTCAG GTATCTCCTTCATGTGTTCATGGAGGCGGGCTGTCTGGAGTGGTGTGTAGTGATTGGTTTGATCCTGCGGGACGCCAACGTCATAAAGCAGGTGATTGGCTTCCTGGACAGCCCCGAGGTTCCCCAAGAAACTGTGCAGAGTGTCCGCAACGGCTTATTGGCTGTCGACACATGGGTCTCCACTGACTG CCTGGGTTACAAACCATTTCTCCACCTGATCCAGCCGCAGCTGCAGGAGCTGATGGATTCAGCAGCTGAGCAGGTGCAGCCTGAGTCCTTCCAGCCCACCGGCCAGAGCTCCAAGCTCAGCGGCTCCGAAGGGCTGGGAGGTGCTGCGCTTCCGCGGCCGGAGGACAGTAGAGGAGTAGCGGCTCCGCTTGGCCTGGCCCTGCCCTCCCTCGAACCTGCGGGAGGTTTTCCCCGCCCACCCTCTGAGGACTGCCCTCCTGAACAGACAGAGGagcagggagaggaggagggagcctACGACTGCACCTTGTCCTGA